A stretch of the Aegilops tauschii subsp. strangulata cultivar AL8/78 chromosome 4, Aet v6.0, whole genome shotgun sequence genome encodes the following:
- the LOC109764511 gene encoding uncharacterized protein has translation MELKNEATGLGWDDAKRTVDCSKEWWDEHIKRCQESTGKKCNHMKFKKQGPKHLEDLHIIFDKVHVTGASASCAGDISSDESSDDNAVPFEKPDGRAEMKLASSKKPKPSKKPKQPSNANEEKEEKSPFLRLYKQTCEKIESGVEKITSSVEASSAPLTNHVPTISEVMNMVKECGVKEKTALMHTTLTLIVKPEFREIFNVLETKEGRFDFLEREHEKEMLKHV, from the exons ATGGAGTTGAAAAATGAAGCAACTGGGCTTGGATGGGATGATGCGAAGAGAACCGTTGATTGCTCTAAAGAATGGTGGGATGAACATATCAAG AGATGCCAAGAGAGTACAGGAAAGAAATGCAATCATATGAAGTTCAAAAAACAGGGACCAAAGCAccttgaagatttgcacatcATATTTGACAAAGTACATGTTACTGGGGCTAGTGCTTCTTGTGCTGGAGATATATCTTCTGATGAATCAAGTGATGATAATGCGGTTCCTTTCGAGAAGCCCGATGGTCGTGCTGAAATGAAGTTGGCATCTTCGAAGAAaccaaaaccaagcaagaagcCCAAGCAACCTTCTAACGCAAATGAGGAGAAGGAAGAGAAGAGTCCATTCTTACGATTGTACAAGCAGACATGCGAGAAAATAGAAAGTGGAGTGGAGAAGATAACTTCAAGTGTTGAAGCATCATCCGCTCCTCTCACAAACCATGTTCCCACCATTTCAGAAGTAATGAATATGGTCAAAGAATGTGGTGTGAAGGAAAAAACTGCTCTCATGCACACAACCCTCACTCTTATAGTGAAGCCCGAGTTTAGGGAAATCTTCAATGTTCTTGAAACAAAAGAAGGGAGGTTTGATTTTTTGGAGAGGGAGCATGAGAAGGAGATGTTGAAGCATGTGTAG
- the LOC123493532 gene encoding uncharacterized protein, whose protein sequence is MDARMEEVAIKGQEGMKLLAELANQDAIMGNLGNLYVERYLNKTYRVPRQTGLQWVMECYGRPRYFYKMFRMGNDVFMALHDLLVSAYGLTSTTNVSSIESLAMFLWIVGGPQSFAQAENRFVRSLWTVHTKFKEVLLCLRKLAKDNIKPRDPTFRHEHEKIKEERFWPHFKGTIGAIDGSHVPVSVHVDDAVNHRCRHGFTSQNVLAVCDFDMRFTFVVAGWPGCAHDTRVLNHALAHFPSFPIPPKGKYYLVDSGYPNRTGYLAPFKGSTYHLPEFRLRRHRPPEGKYELCNFSHSSLRNVVERAFGVLKQKWRILKGVPSFSPRTHKHIIIACMALHNFICDSKLSDKVFDKCDADDEYVPPVLRKLVAPTQADPVEEEENEDSMNNIRSRIADACLAMAR, encoded by the exons ATGgatgcaagaatggaagaagtggCCATAAAGGGACAGGAGGGAATGAAACTTCTAGCTGAACTTGCGAATCAGGATGCTATCATGGGAAACCTAGGTAACCTCTATGTTGAGCGATACTTGAACAAAACATACAGAGTGCCTCGGCAAACAGGACTTCAATGGGTCATGGAGTGTTACGGTCGACCTAGatacttttataaaatgtttcgAATGGGCAATGATGTTTTCATGGCACTTCATGATTTGCTTGTCTCTGCATATGGTTTGACGTCAACCACTAATGTTTCATCAATTGAGTCACTGGCCATGTTCTTATGGATTGTTGGAGGCCCTCAATCATTTGCTCAAGCTGAGAACCGTTTTGTACGATCACTTTGGACAGTTCATACAAAGTTTAAGGAAGTTTTGTTATGTTTGCGCAAGTTAGCGAAAGATAACATCAAACCTAGAGATCCTACTTTTAGGCATGAGCATGAAAAGATTAAGGAAGAGCGTTTCTGGCCTCATTTCAAAGGCACTATTGGTGCCATAGATGGATCACATGTACCAGTTTCAGTGCATGTAGATGATGCGGTTAACCATAGATGTCGACATGGTTTCACATCTCAGAATGTGCTTGCAGTATGTGACTTTGACATGAGGTTTACGTTTGTGGTTGCGGGTTGGCCGGGCTGTGCACATGATACAAGGGTCTTGAATCATGCATTAGCACACTTCCCTTCATTTCCTATACCACCCAAAG GGAAATACTATCTTGTCGACTCTGGGTATCCAAACCGAACGGGATACCTTGCTCCTTTTAAGGGGAGTACATACCATCTGCCGGAATTTCGTCTTCGCCGTCATCGTCCACCTGAAGGGAAATACGAGTTGTGTAACTTTTCACATTCATCCCTTCGAAATGTTGTTGAGCGTGCTTTCGGGGTACTCAAGCAGAAATGGCGCATCTTGAAAGGGGTCCCAAGTTTCTCACCTCGTACACATAAGCATATCATCATTGCttgcatggcattgcataatttcATTTGTGATAGCAAGTTAAGTGACAAAGTTTTTGATAAATGTGATGCCGATGATGAGTATGTACCTCCAGTGCTACGAAAGTTGGTGGCACCAACACAAGCGGATCCCGTTGAAGAAGAGGAGAACGAAGATAGCATGAACAATATTCGTAGTAGGATAGCTGATGCTTGTCTTGCCATGGCAAGATAA